Below is a genomic region from Candidatus Zixiibacteriota bacterium.
GGACAAACAGGAGCACGAAGAATACCAGCGAGGTACCCAGGTCCGGCTGTTTCAAAATGAGCGCAGCGGGTACAGCGGCCAGCAGCGCTGAGATGGCAAAGCGGCGCTTGGACGATGGCGGCAGATGCGTGTAAGCGAAAAATCGACTGAGACTCAACAGCAGAGCAATCTTGGCGATATCCGAGGGGGCCAGATTTATCGGGCCGAAATCGAAGAAGCGACGGGCATCGCTCAACTTGGAATGGCCGACAAACAACACCGCCACCAGGAGCACCAGCGCCACACCGTACAGCAGATACGCCCCGTAATCAAACAGCTTGAGCGGCAGGTGAATGACAGCGGCAAATACTCCAAGCGCGATCAGCAGCCACAGCATCTGCCGCAGGTAATAATCGCGTTCGTAATCGGTGTTTGCGAAGTGTTGCGCCGACATAATCAGGAAGATGCCGATCACCGAGAGTGCCAGCACGGCGCCGATCAGTTTCCAATCCAGTTCGCCGTAATTGACGGTCATCGCTTCGCCTCCGGAGCGACCGCCGCGATCTGGTCCGGCGGCTGTTTCTTCGCCATGTAGGCGTCGATGACTTTCGCTACGACCGGCGCCGCGACCTCAGAGCCATGACCCGCGTTCTCGATAATCGCGCACACCACGATTTCCGGAGCTTCGAACGGGGCAAAACCGACAAATAGCGAGTGGTCGCGCCCGTGCGGATTCTGGGCCGTGCCGGTCTTGCCGGCAATCGTGTATCCTTTGCGCCGCAAAGACCGAGCCGTTCCACGGTCCCCCTGCACCACCAACCGCGCCCCCTCCCTAAGAACCGCCATTGTCTCCGGAGAGAAGGGTAGCGCGAAGGAGCGTCGAGGTGACATGACCTGGCGACGGCCGTCGGGCCAGACGACGGACCTTACCATGTGCGGTCTGTAAACTGTGCCTGAGTTGGCGATGCCGCAATAGAATTGGGCCAACTGCAAGGGCGTCACAAGGATTTCACCCTGCCCGATGGAGTTATTCAGCACCAGCCCCTGGGTCCACCCGCGCTTTCCGTAGATACGGTCATAGTAGGCACTGTTAGGGTTGTTGCCCCTCACCTCGCCGGGGATCTCGATACCGGTCGGTTTGCCGAATCCGCATTCGTCATAATACTTGCTGAGCAGGTCGACACCAAGTTTCAAGCCCAACTGGTACATGTATATGTCGCAGGACTGCTCGATAGCATGCGCGGCTGCCAGCACGCCATGCCCCCGCTCGTCCCAACAGTGGAAGATACGGTTGCCGAATCGGTACCCGCCGGTGCAGCCGCGGAAAGTCGACGTGGGCGTGATGAGCTTCTCCTCCAGCCCGGCGCCGACGGTTATCAGCTTGAGCGTTGATCCCGGCGGATACTGTCCGGTAAGGGGGCGGTTCAGCAGCGGATGCGAGGAATCGGTAGACATCGCCTGCCAGAGCGAGTCGGAGATGGGACCGGAAAACAGGTTGGCGTTCCAACTTGGGTACGACACCATCGCCAGTATCTCGCCGTTGCGGGGATCGATTGCCACCACCGCTCCGCAGCAAAAGCTGTCGAGCGCGAGCAGGCTTGCGCGTTGCAAATCAAGATCCAGTGTGAGGTGCAAGTCGGCCCCGGGTACCGGGTTCTTTCGCGCAAGTCCTTCGTACGGTCCGACCACCTGCCCCGATGCAAACACCTCTATGTATTCCGTGCCGTCGAGCCCACGCAACTGCGGGTCAAACGCCTTCTCCAGTCCTTTTTTGCCGATGATCGAGCCGGGTCGAAGATCGGAGGAACGGTACTGTTCCAATTCATCGCGGGATACTTCGCTAACGTGGCCGGTGGCGCACTCCGCACCGGTGGAGTCGGCGTAGTTTCTCACCCGCTCCATCTGTATGGTAACCCCGGGGAAGCGATCGTGCTGTTCTTCGAGGACGGCGACGATTTCGAATGGTGTACCACGTTTGACGGCCGCCGGCTGGTAACGATTGACTGTATTCTTGACAATCCGCTTGCGGATTTCGACAGTATCAATCTGAAGTAACCCGGCGAGGTTCGGTACGGTCAGGTTGCGCACCTCTTCCGATGGAAGGACCGACACGGTATAGGACGTGCGCGTGTCGACCAGGACGCGGCCCTCGCGATCATAAAACGTGCCCCGCCGTGTGACGATTGGGAGCAGGCGAACACGGTTCTTTTCAGACTGGTCGGCCAGTTGCTGGTGCTGGAAGACCTGGAACCGAAGCAGGCCGGCAAACAGAAAAAGGAACATCAAGATGATCACCACAATTGCGGTGCGTTCCCGGCCGGACATTGACAACTCGAGGCGATCCATTTCACCACTCAAAAGATAGCTTTGACTTTCTCGACTGTAATGACCCGTTCCTTAACCAGGAAGAAAAGCCAGGCGATCAGACTGGTATAGACCGCGCCCGCCAGGGCATACCTGAGCAGATTGATCAGGAAGGCGTCGGCCTGGCTGATCAGCAGCACGATTACGTTGTGAATGACGAGCCCGCCGAAGACCACGAGCAGCCTGGCCTTGAGAGACTCCAGATTGAGCCGCTCCCGCACCCGGCGGGCGCCAAGCGCAAGCCCGGCCATGATCAGGCCATGCCAGCCGAGCTGAGTCGGCGGTGCACCCGCGAAGGCCACCAATCCGGCTGCGAATCCGAACCAGGTAGCCGGAATGTCTTCTTTGTACAGCCCGACTGCCAGCACGATAAACGCGGGCAGGTTCAGCGAAGCGGTGTAAATCGACGTGATTCCCTGGAGGATAACTGCATGAAGGGCTATGATAATCAGGTAGATAACGTAAGGAATGATAGTCACTGCCGGCTCTCCTTGAGGACAAACAGCTCCTCGAGGCTGTTGAAATCAGCAGCCGGCTCAATCTCGACCCGGCAAAATGTCTCCTCCGGAGGTCGGTCGACATCCCGAACCGTCCCGATCACCAGGCCGGGCGGGAATACTCCCCCTAATCCCGATGAAATAATCTGGTAGCCGACCTCGATATCGCCCAGAATCGGGAAGTTATCGAGGATCATTCCGTCGCGTGTTCGATAGCGTACGATACCCATCTGACGGCTTTCCGCCACCTTTGCGGCTACCCTGTTGGCCGGATTTGTGAGTAGTTCTATTGTAGCTACTTCTTCCAGGGCCGTGATAACGCGACCGACCAGGCCAATCTGGTTTATTACCGGCATCCCCTGGACGACCCCGTCCCGGGAGCCCTTGTTTATAACCGCGTTAGTCGGCACTACGGTGCCGCTTATCGAAATCACCCGCGCCGGCAGCAGTCTGTAGCCGGGTGGGGCCTCGAAGTCCAGAATCTTCTGGAGGCGGATGTTTTCGCGCTGAATCTCGCTCAGGCTGGACAGACGCAGTGTGGTCTCGCGAAGAAGAAGCTGCAGACGGGCGTTCTCCTCAGCCGTGGCCAATGCGTTCTCCACGGTTGTTTTGATCTTGGAGAATGGATAATAGAGTACGGTTATGATCGTCCCGCTGACGTACGGCGCCACCTGCGGGCCGGTCATGATCAAACCGAGGGACAGGAGGCAGATTGCGGCAAGATTAATCGTGCGTACGTAATTCGAAACAAGATGGGAAGTCCATTTCATGTGCCAAGCCAGTCCTGTTCCGGCCGGTCAGTTAATCTTGTCAATCAGAGTCAGAACATCTCCGGGGGAAGTGGCTTCCATCAACTTCTGCCGGTTCTCCGCCGATTTCATCAGGAACGACAGCCGCGCCATCACGTTAAGATGCGCGCCGATTGCGTCCTCGGGGGCGGCGATAAGAAAGAACAGATACACCGGCTTTTGATCCATGGCGTCGAAATCGATGCCCGTGTCGTTGCGGCCGAAAGCAATCACCACCCCTTTCACGGAACGGGTCTTGGCGTGCGGAAACGCCACCCCGTTGCCGACACCGGTGGTGACCAGTTCCTCACGCTCCCTGACGTCCTGGAGCAGGCGGTCGCGATCCTTGACCATATTCGATGCGGCCGCCAGGTCGACCAGTTCCTCGATTGCGGCGTCCTTGGTACTCCCCTTCATGTTAAAAGTAACCAGCCCCTCTTCACAGAATTTCGACAGTTTCATTTTCGGTTTCCTACTTCAGTTTCTCAGCCGTCTCGATTTCAAGCACCGGGATGTCATCGGCCACCCGGAAAACCAGCCGGCAGTTCGGACAAATCAACTGGTCTTTCTCGGGACGGTACTCCAGGCTGCCGTGGCACTTTGGGCAGGCCAGTTTGTCCAGCAGTTTTTGCGGCAACGCCATCATCGCTCCTTGTATGCACCCATGGCCCGGAACTTGAGCAGTCTTTCCTCCAGCAGTTCCGCGACCGGTTTATCCTGTAATTCACTCAGTGCGGCCAGAATATCGGCTTTCACCAGGCGGGCCGCCTCGGCCGGGTCGTTGTGCGCTCCGCTGGGCGGCTCGGGAATGACCCTGTCCACTACGCCAAGGCGAAGCAGCGTCTCCGCGGTCGGCTTGAGCGCCTCCGCCGCCTCCGGGCCTTTGCCCGAGTCGCGCCAGAGTATCGCCGCGCAGGCCTCCGGCGAGATCACCGAATACCAGGCGTACTCCATCACCAGTATGCGATCACCGATACCGATACCCAAGGCTCCGCCCGATGCGCCCTCGCCCAGAATGACGATTACCATCGGCACTCGAATTCGAAACATGGCGCGCAGGTTGTCGGCGATCGCCCACGCCTGGCCGCGCTCCTCGGCGCCGATTCCGGGATGCGCCCCGGGGGTATCGATCAGAATGACGATCGGCACCCCGAACTTCTCTGCAAGATGAAAAAGCCGGAGCGCCTTGCGGTAACCCTCGGGATGAGCCATACCGAAATTCCGGCGCAGCTTCTCCTTGGTGTCACGCCCTTTTTCCTGCCCCACCACCATAATCGGGCGGCCGTCGAGCCGGGCGAACCCACCAACCATCGCCTGGTCATCCGCAAACGCGCGGTCGCCATGCAACTCGAGGAAATCGGTGGTCATCATGCGGATGAAGTCAAGCGAATGGGGCCGGCGAGGATGCCG
It encodes:
- the mrdA gene encoding penicillin-binding protein 2 — its product is MDRLELSMSGRERTAIVVIILMFLFLFAGLLRFQVFQHQQLADQSEKNRVRLLPIVTRRGTFYDREGRVLVDTRTSYTVSVLPSEEVRNLTVPNLAGLLQIDTVEIRKRIVKNTVNRYQPAAVKRGTPFEIVAVLEEQHDRFPGVTIQMERVRNYADSTGAECATGHVSEVSRDELEQYRSSDLRPGSIIGKKGLEKAFDPQLRGLDGTEYIEVFASGQVVGPYEGLARKNPVPGADLHLTLDLDLQRASLLALDSFCCGAVVAIDPRNGEILAMVSYPSWNANLFSGPISDSLWQAMSTDSSHPLLNRPLTGQYPPGSTLKLITVGAGLEEKLITPTSTFRGCTGGYRFGNRIFHCWDERGHGVLAAAHAIEQSCDIYMYQLGLKLGVDLLSKYYDECGFGKPTGIEIPGEVRGNNPNSAYYDRIYGKRGWTQGLVLNNSIGQGEILVTPLQLAQFYCGIANSGTVYRPHMVRSVVWPDGRRQVMSPRRSFALPFSPETMAVLREGARLVVQGDRGTARSLRRKGYTIAGKTGTAQNPHGRDHSLFVGFAPFEAPEIVVCAIIENAGHGSEVAAPVVAKVIDAYMAKKQPPDQIAAVAPEAKR
- the mreC gene encoding rod shape-determining protein MreC yields the protein MKWTSHLVSNYVRTINLAAICLLSLGLIMTGPQVAPYVSGTIITVLYYPFSKIKTTVENALATAEENARLQLLLRETTLRLSSLSEIQRENIRLQKILDFEAPPGYRLLPARVISISGTVVPTNAVINKGSRDGVVQGMPVINQIGLVGRVITALEEVATIELLTNPANRVAAKVAESRQMGIVRYRTRDGMILDNFPILGDIEVGYQIISSGLGGVFPPGLVIGTVRDVDRPPEETFCRVEIEPAADFNSLEELFVLKESRQ
- a CDS encoding PTS sugar transporter subunit IIA translates to MKLSKFCEEGLVTFNMKGSTKDAAIEELVDLAAASNMVKDRDRLLQDVREREELVTTGVGNGVAFPHAKTRSVKGVVIAFGRNDTGIDFDAMDQKPVYLFFLIAAPEDAIGAHLNVMARLSFLMKSAENRQKLMEATSPGDVLTLIDKIN
- a CDS encoding Trm112 family protein, giving the protein MMALPQKLLDKLACPKCHGSLEYRPEKDQLICPNCRLVFRVADDIPVLEIETAEKLK
- a CDS encoding acetyl-CoA carboxylase carboxyltransferase subunit alpha, whose translation is MAEGQQYLDFERPLVELEKKISDMRDFSVGGGVQLDAEIQSMQVKLNQLRTEIYSSLTRWQRVQLSRHPRRPHSLDFIRMMTTDFLELHGDRAFADDQAMVGGFARLDGRPIMVVGQEKGRDTKEKLRRNFGMAHPEGYRKALRLFHLAEKFGVPIVILIDTPGAHPGIGAEERGQAWAIADNLRAMFRIRVPMVIVILGEGASGGALGIGIGDRILVMEYAWYSVISPEACAAILWRDSGKGPEAAEALKPTAETLLRLGVVDRVIPEPPSGAHNDPAEAARLVKADILAALSELQDKPVAELLEERLLKFRAMGAYKER